The sequence TTTAATGTCTGCAGGTTACAGCAATAACAGCACGGCCAGATTGGCCGCCAGCAGCAGCGCCAGATACAGCCCGTCGCGGCGTCCGACCGTCAGCTGATGATAAAACGTGCGGTTCAGCGTGCCGTCGAAGCCGCGCGCTTCCAGCGCCACCGCGACGCGCTCCGCCTTGCGGATGCCTTGGGCGAGCAGCGGGATCGTGTAGCGCATCACGCCTTGAATCTTGCCGCGCAGCCCGGGCACGCGCGCCACGCCGCGCACGCGGTGCGCCGCTTTGATCTGCGCGTACTCCTCCTTGAACAAAGGCAGGAAGCGGAACCCGGCCAGCAGCGCATAGGCGAACTTTGGCGAGACTTTCAACTGCTGCATCAGGCTCATGATCAGCTTCGTCACGTCGGTCGTCGCCGTGAACAAGAAGCCGTAGCAGACGAACGCCATCATCCGCAGGCCGATGTTCAAGCCGTTGTACAAGCCTTCTTCGGTGATGCGAATCCACGCCCACTCCCACCAGACCGTCTCGCCTTTGCCGTACGCGGCGAGCACCCAGGTCGTGGTCAGGAACAAGAGCAGGAAGGGCGACACGCGGACCAGAAACGTTTTCAGCGAGATCTTGGCCAGCGTCAGTGTGATGAGCACCGGGATCGCCAGCAGGTACAAGGTGGTCAGCGGGTCGCGCGAGAAGACGAGCAGGATCATGCACACGAGGTGCAGCAGCAGTTTCACCGACGGGTTGACCTGCCCGACAAAGCTGTTCGTCTCATGCATAGACACTTCCCTCCTCGAAAGCGGCTTTGCGGCGCTGATACTCGTAGGCGAGCGGCTCGATCAGCGCGGCGCGGGCGAGCAGTTGGGGCTGTGCAAACAGCTCCTGCGGCGTCCCGTCAAACAGCAGACCGCGCTCGGCGAACACCAGCACGCGCGAGGCCGTTTCGGCGACCAGTTCCACGTCGTGCGTCGCCATCATCACCGTCGTGCCCGCTGCGTTGCGCTCACGGATGCGGTCGACCAGTTCCCGCGTCGTGGCGGCGTCCTGGCCAAACGTCGGCTCGTCGAGCAGCAGCAGCTCCTGATTCTTGAGCAGCATCCCGGCCACGCTCAAGCGGCGCTTCTGCCCTTGGGACAGCGTAAACGGGTTCTTCGCAGCCAGCGCTTCCAGATGGAAATCGGCCAACAGCTGCGTCGCTTCCCGCTCCACCTGCTCCTGCGGCCAGCGGGCCAGCTTCCCGCCAAACGCGACTTCCTCATAGACGGTGTCGGCGATAAACTGGTGCTCCGGATTCTGAAAGACGAATCCCACCGTGTCATACAGCGCTTCCGGCTTGTACTTCCCGAGTTCCTTGCCCTTCAGCAGCACCTGCCCGCCGCTCACCGGCAGCAGTCCGCCCACCGCTTTCAAAAACGTGCTCTTCCCGGCCCCGTTCGGCCCCATCACGGCGATCCACTCGCCGGGCTGCACGCTGACATTGACGTCTGACCAAACGTCCGCTCCGCCCCGGTAGCTCATCCGCAGGTCGCGGACTTCGAGGAGCGGTTCCGTTTTATCCATCTGCTGTGGAACAGGAGGGGACGCCTGCAGCCGCTGTGCCAGCTGATGTGCCGGGTCGCGCAGCAGCTCTTCCCACGTCACCGGCCACATGCGCGGCGTCCAGATGCCGTAGTCGCGGATCGCCTGCGCATGGTCGCGCAGCACGTCCTCCGGCCGGCCCTCCCCTTGCAGGGAGCCGTCCGGCGCAAAGAGCAGCACCCGATCGATCCACTCCATGACGCTTTCCAGCTTGTGTTCGATGACGACGAGTGTCTTCTCACCGCGCAGACGGGCGATGTCCTGCAGCACGAGCCGGGTGTTCTCCGGGTCGAGCTGCGCGGTCGGCTCGTCGAAGAACAGCACCTCCGGCTCCAGCGCGAGCAGGCAGGCCAGCGCCAAGCGCTGCTTCAAGCCGCCCGACAGCTCGGAGATCGGTTTCTGCAAAGGCAGGTCGAGCCGCACCTCCCGCATCAGCCGCTCGATCTCGCTTCTCATCTGCGCGGGTGGAACTTGGCGGTTTTCCAGCGAGAAGGCGATCTCGTCTTCCACCGTCAGCATGCAAAACTGCGCATCCGGGTCCTGAAACATCACCCCGACGCGGTCCGGGCGGTACACGTCCCCTTTCATCCACGCTTCGATCGAACGCGGAATGATGCCCGACAGCACCTGCGCCAGCGTGCTTTTGCCGCTGCCGCTCGGGCCGAGCAGCAGCACCGCTTCCTTCTTTGCAATGCTCACAGTCATCTCTTTCAATACGGGGGTCTCACGGTCAAAAAATTGCACAGACACCCTTTCACAGCCGAGAAAGGGTGTCTTTTTCACATCATTCATTTAAAAGGGCTTCTCCATCTTCTTGCGAATGATGGCATAGTTGTTCAAGGCCCCCGTTTTGGCCAGTGCATCCACGATGATCTTCGCCAGCAGACCGCCCAGGATCGCGCCGGAGACGGTGCGGATGATGATCTTCATCAGCATCGGTGCGGTCGACAGCTCGGCCAGACCGCCGGTCAGCGCATCATAGCCCAAGCTCGCCAGCGCCGCTGCTGCTGCACCAATCATTAGCGTGCTGACATGGAAGTTGCGGTAGCGGAACAGGGCAAAGACCAGCTCGGTCGCCGCGCCTTGCGCCACGCCGTAGAGCAGGGTGGACAGCCCGTACGGCCCGCCCATGATAAACTCGCCAGACGCCGCCGCCACTTCGGCGATGAACGCCACGCCCGGCTTCTGCACGATGTACGCAGCGAGCACACCGGCGATGAACCACGTGCCGTATACGATCTCGCCGAGACCCGGATAGATCCCGTCCATCACGCCGTAGAGCGGCGCCCATGCGATGTAGATGAACCCGCACAGCACCGCCAGAATGACAGTAATCATGATTTCTCTGAAATTGACGACATAACTATTCTTCATGTCCCATTTTCCTCCTCGAATAACCGCCGGCCGCATAAAAAAATCTTCTCCCGAAATCCGGCAGAAGATGTATACACAAGACAAAGATGTCTGATGCCGTCACTTCCTCACGCCGGTATTACCCAGGATCGAGTGAAAGGGTTAGCACGGATCATGCTTCTCAGCCAAAGTTGGCACCCCTAGCAACTGCGCGCTATTCTGTTTTGACTTTCCTCACCCATTGTAGACTCAGGACAATCCGTTTGTAAAGGACATTCTGTCACGCCCCGCTACAACTTGCTACATCGTAAGCACCGCCCCGTCCACCCGCTTGATCCCCCGCACGTTCCCGAGGTCCTCGGCGAGCTTCAAGCAGGCAAGATCCTTCTGCTTCGCCTCCACCATCACGTCGACCCGCTCCAGCCCCAGCGCCTTGCACCCTTTTAAAAACGCGAGCAGCCGCTCCGGGTCGATATAGTCGCTGTGCGCACGAAAGTCATGCTCATCCTTCGGCGACGACACATGCATCTTGAACGGCTGCCCTTTCCACGTCGCTGCGATGCGCGGCAAGAGCTCCAGCGGGGGCTGTGTGCCGGGGTTGCACCAGTCGTGGTGGATGTCGAGCATCATCGGCTGCCCGAGCGTCTCGCAGGCTGTGAGCGTCTCTTCCGCCGTGTAGGTCTTGTCGTCATTTTCAAACGTCAGCCGGTTGCGCACCCGCGCAGGCACTTTGGCAAAATTGTCGTAGAGCCGCTGCATGGCGCGCTCCTTGTCCCCGTAGACGCCGCCGATGTGGATGTTCACTTTGTTCGTTTCGTCCAGGCCCATCCCGTCGAGCAGCGCCGTGTGATAGTCGAGGTCGACCAAGGCGGCCGCCACGACGTTGTCAGCGCCGTTGAGCAACGTGAACTGGTTGGGGTGCATCGTGACGCGGATGTCCTCCTGCCGGGCGAACGCGCCGAGGCGTTTCAACTCCTCAGCGTACACTTCGCGCACGTCGATCCCGACCTCGGGATGGGTCGCCAGCGGCACGAGCGACGAACTCATCCGGTACAGCCGGATGCCGTGCGCGGCGTTGAAATACAAGATGCGCTGCGTCGCCTGCAGATTCTTGCGCCCGACTTCGATGGCGCGGGCGATCGCTTCCTCGCGCGGGTGCTGCTGGAACCGTTTGTAGGTAAACGTCGAGCTCGGCGTGTTCTGATAGATCGCCAGCGCGATCGAAACATAGCCGATTCTCACCTGCATCATGACCACCTCACAGGCTTAGTCTGCTCGTGTTTGCCGTTTTTCCTCCAAATAGCGCCGCAGCCAGTGTTCGGCGATCTTCGAGACGAACGCCTCTTCCCCGTCCACGTGCAGCACCGGGATCTTGTCCCAGTATTTTGTATAGATCTCCTCATCGGTCGTAATATCAAACTCCGCCACCTCGAGCGGATAGGTCTGCCCTACCCGCGCCAAGATCGGCTTCACTTTGTCGCACAGCGTACATCCGTCTTTTGTGAACAGCGTCAGTTGAAAAGGCTTCATGCAAGTCAGACTCCTCCCCACAATCTCAGGAATACTTTACCACACAAAAGCACACGCTACCAAGACAACGCTTCGGAAAGGACGTACGCATGAACATCCTGCTCATCGCCGCGACCATACTCATCCCGCTGCTGCTGTTTTTCCTGCGCGAGCGCAGTTATGCCTGGCTCTTCGACCTGCTCGGTGCGCTGGCCGTGCTGCTGTTTCTGATCACCTCGGGGCTCGCGGTGCTGGAGATCAAGCGGATGAACACAGAGTTCACCACGCACATCCACGAGATCTTCAACAACTTGCTCTTCCTCGCTTCCTCCGGCTACCTTGGCGTCTACGCCTTGTACCGCCTGCTGCTGACAACGGCACGGGCACGAAAAAACGGGCCTTCCCGCTGATCGGGACTGCCCGTTTTCTATGCCTCTGCCTGCCCGGACTGCCTGGACTGCCCGGTCGACACGTTCGTTTTGCGCAGCCGCTTCAGCGACAACAGCAGTGTGGCGCCTGCCGTCAGCAGCCCTCCGTACACGAAGATCTCGCGCACCGAAAAATAGGCCTCGACCACGCCGGCCAGCGCCATCGAGCCGACTGTGCCCGCCATGAAAACCGTGTTGTAAAAGCCGAGCACGCGCCCGATGTATGGCTGCTCCGCTTCGGTCTGGATCAGCGTCGCCGACGCGATCATCGCCATCACCGAGAACATCCCTGTCCCGACCAGCACCAGCCATTCCGTATAAAACGACTCGGTCGTCCCGAGCAAGGCGATCAGCAGCGCATCGACCAGAATCCCGAAGCGCACGATCAGCAGCAGGTCAACTTTTTTCACTTGTGTCAGCGTGACCGCACCGAGCGCCAGCCCCAGTCCGATCCCCGCTTCCAGCCAGCCGAACTGCGTGTCGGTCACGCCGATGATGTCTTTGGAAAAGACGACGAGCAGCACGTTGAACATTCCGGAGACGATCATCGCCGTAAACATCACCGCCGTCGCGTTCAACACGCGCGGGAGTTTCCACATATAGTGTGCACCAGCGGAGAACTCCGCCCAAAATTGCTTCTTCTTGGCGCCCGCCCCCCGCGCAGTCGCACTCTTCGCCGCCACCGCCAGCAGCGACAGCGTCGTCGCCGAAAACAAAAACGTCAGCGCATCGACCACAAATGCGGCCGTATACGACCAAAAGCCGATCACCATCCCGGCCAGAATCGGGCCTGCGATCGCCATCACCTGCATCGAGGTCTGAATCTTGGCGTTATACCCGAGCAGCTCTTGCTTCGGAAACAGCTGCGCGATCAGCGCGCTCTGCGAACTGGAGGACGCGAAGCCGACCACCGCCACCACAAAGGTCAGCGTATAAATCCAATACACATGCGGCAAAAACGGAATCGACAGCACGACGCCAGCCCGGATCAGCTCACATACGATCGCCAGCCGGCGCTTGTCCAGCCGGTCGATCCAGACGCCCAAAAACGGGCCGAGCAACAGCATGGGCAAGTACGAAGCGACCATCACCTGGCCCACGCTGAGCGCCGAGCCGGTCTTCGCATAGATCATCAGAGCAAGCGCCAAAAAATGAAACGTATCGCCCAGCTTGGAAACTGAGCGGCCGGTCAACATCAGCCAGAAGTTGCGTTGCAATCCAGTCATCTCTAAATGCCCCTAGTGCAAAATTTACTGCGTTCTTATAGTAGTATGTA comes from Tumebacillus sp. BK434 and encodes:
- a CDS encoding MFS transporter codes for the protein MTGLQRNFWLMLTGRSVSKLGDTFHFLALALMIYAKTGSALSVGQVMVASYLPMLLLGPFLGVWIDRLDKRRLAIVCELIRAGVVLSIPFLPHVYWIYTLTFVVAVVGFASSSSQSALIAQLFPKQELLGYNAKIQTSMQVMAIAGPILAGMVIGFWSYTAAFVVDALTFLFSATTLSLLAVAAKSATARGAGAKKKQFWAEFSAGAHYMWKLPRVLNATAVMFTAMIVSGMFNVLLVVFSKDIIGVTDTQFGWLEAGIGLGLALGAVTLTQVKKVDLLLIVRFGILVDALLIALLGTTESFYTEWLVLVGTGMFSVMAMIASATLIQTEAEQPYIGRVLGFYNTVFMAGTVGSMALAGVVEAYFSVREIFVYGGLLTAGATLLLSLKRLRKTNVSTGQSRQSGQAEA
- the uvsE gene encoding UV DNA damage repair endonuclease UvsE, with product MQVRIGYVSIALAIYQNTPSSTFTYKRFQQHPREEAIARAIEVGRKNLQATQRILYFNAAHGIRLYRMSSSLVPLATHPEVGIDVREVYAEELKRLGAFARQEDIRVTMHPNQFTLLNGADNVVAAALVDLDYHTALLDGMGLDETNKVNIHIGGVYGDKERAMQRLYDNFAKVPARVRNRLTFENDDKTYTAEETLTACETLGQPMMLDIHHDWCNPGTQPPLELLPRIAATWKGQPFKMHVSSPKDEHDFRAHSDYIDPERLLAFLKGCKALGLERVDVMVEAKQKDLACLKLAEDLGNVRGIKRVDGAVLTM
- a CDS encoding ABC transporter ATP-binding protein, whose protein sequence is MNDVKKTPFLGCERVSVQFFDRETPVLKEMTVSIAKKEAVLLLGPSGSGKSTLAQVLSGIIPRSIEAWMKGDVYRPDRVGVMFQDPDAQFCMLTVEDEIAFSLENRQVPPAQMRSEIERLMREVRLDLPLQKPISELSGGLKQRLALACLLALEPEVLFFDEPTAQLDPENTRLVLQDIARLRGEKTLVVIEHKLESVMEWIDRVLLFAPDGSLQGEGRPEDVLRDHAQAIRDYGIWTPRMWPVTWEELLRDPAHQLAQRLQASPPVPQQMDKTEPLLEVRDLRMSYRGGADVWSDVNVSVQPGEWIAVMGPNGAGKSTFLKAVGGLLPVSGGQVLLKGKELGKYKPEALYDTVGFVFQNPEHQFIADTVYEEVAFGGKLARWPQEQVEREATQLLADFHLEALAAKNPFTLSQGQKRRLSVAGMLLKNQELLLLDEPTFGQDAATTRELVDRIRERNAAGTTVMMATHDVELVAETASRVLVFAERGLLFDGTPQELFAQPQLLARAALIEPLAYEYQRRKAAFEEGSVYA
- a CDS encoding transposase, whose product is MNILLIAATILIPLLLFFLRERSYAWLFDLLGALAVLLFLITSGLAVLEIKRMNTEFTTHIHEIFNNLLFLASSGYLGVYALYRLLLTTARARKNGPSR
- a CDS encoding ECF transporter S component yields the protein MKNSYVVNFREIMITVILAVLCGFIYIAWAPLYGVMDGIYPGLGEIVYGTWFIAGVLAAYIVQKPGVAFIAEVAAASGEFIMGGPYGLSTLLYGVAQGAATELVFALFRYRNFHVSTLMIGAAAAALASLGYDALTGGLAELSTAPMLMKIIIRTVSGAILGGLLAKIIVDALAKTGALNNYAIIRKKMEKPF
- a CDS encoding glutaredoxin family protein, whose amino-acid sequence is MKPFQLTLFTKDGCTLCDKVKPILARVGQTYPLEVAEFDITTDEEIYTKYWDKIPVLHVDGEEAFVSKIAEHWLRRYLEEKRQTRAD
- a CDS encoding energy-coupling factor transporter transmembrane component T → MHETNSFVGQVNPSVKLLLHLVCMILLVFSRDPLTTLYLLAIPVLITLTLAKISLKTFLVRVSPFLLLFLTTTWVLAAYGKGETVWWEWAWIRITEEGLYNGLNIGLRMMAFVCYGFLFTATTDVTKLIMSLMQQLKVSPKFAYALLAGFRFLPLFKEEYAQIKAAHRVRGVARVPGLRGKIQGVMRYTIPLLAQGIRKAERVAVALEARGFDGTLNRTFYHQLTVGRRDGLYLALLLAANLAVLLLL